A section of the Pan paniscus chromosome 11, NHGRI_mPanPan1-v2.0_pri, whole genome shotgun sequence genome encodes:
- the LOC100980365 gene encoding olfactory receptor 2K2 codes for MQGENFTIWSIFFLEGFSQYPGLEVVLFVFSLVMYLTTLLGNSTLILITILDSHLKTPMYLFLGNLSFMDICYTSASVPTLLVNLLSSQKTIIFSGCAVQMYLSLAMGSTECVLLAVMAYDRYVAICNPLRYSIIMNRCVCARMATVSWVTGCLTALLETSFALQIPLCGNLIDHFTCEILAVLKLACTSSLLMNTIMLVVSILLLPISMLLVCISYIFILSTILRISSAEGRNKAFSTCGAHLTVVILYYGAALSVYLKPSSSNAQKIDKIISLLYGVLTPMLNPIIYSLRNKEVKDAVKKLLGKIPLHQTHEHL; via the coding sequence atgcaaggaGAAAACTTCACCATTTGGAGCATTTTTTTCTTGGAGGGATTTTCCCAGTACCCAGGGTTAGAGGTGGTTCTCTTCGTCTTCAGCCTTGTAATGTATCTGACAACGCTCTTGGGCAACAGCACTCTTATTTTGATCACTATCCTAGATTCACACCTTAAAACCCCCATGTACTTATTCCTTGGAAATCTCTCTTTCATGGATATTTGTTACACATCTGCCTCTGTTCCTACTTTGCTGGTGAACTTGCTGTCATCCCAGAAAACCATTATCTTTTCTGGGTGTGCTGTACAGATGTATCTGTCCCTTGCCATGGGCTCCACAGAGTGTGTGCTCCTGGCCGTGATGGCATATGACCGTTATGTGGCCATTTGTAACCCGCTGAGATACTCCATCATCATGAACAGGTGCGTCTGTGCACGGATGGCCACGGTCTCCTGGGTGACGGGTTGCCTGACCGCTCTGCTGGAAACCAGTTTTGCCCTGCAGATACCCCTCTGTGGGAATCTCATCGATCACTTCACGTGTGAAATTCTGGCGGTGCTAAAGTTAGCTTGCACAAGTTCACTGCTCATGAACACCATCATGCTGGTGGTCAGCATTCTCCTCTTGCCAATTTCAATGCTCTTAGTTTGCATCTCTTACATCTTCATCCTTTCCACTATTCTGAGAATCAGCTCAGCAGAGGGAAGAAACAAGGCTTTTTCTACCTGTGGTGCCCATTTGACTGTGGTGATTTTGTATTATGGGGCTGCCCTCTCTGTGTACCTAAAGCCTTCTTCATCAAATgcacaaaaaatagacaaaatcatCTCATTGCTTTATGGAGTGCTTACCCCTATGTTGAACCCCATAATTTACAGTTTAAGAAACAAGGAAGTCAAAGATGCTGTGAAGAAATTGCTGGGCAAAATACCATTGCATCAAACACACGAACATCTCTGA